In the Trueperaceae bacterium genome, TGGCCGTCACGGGTAACGACACGCTCTACGGCGTGCGCGTCGCGAACGAGCAGCAGCCGACCGTCAACGGCGCGACCGTCGAGCTGTCCATCTGCGACAACGCTTCCACGCCGGAAGGCTCGGTGGCGTGCGCCAACCGGTTCGTGGACGAGGGGGTCGTGGCCGTCATCGGGTCGTACTCCTCCAGCCACTCCATCCCGGCGGCCGGCGTGTTGCAGCCTGCCGGTGTCGTCATGGTCTCGACCGGCTCGACCAACCCCGCCACCACGCAGGTCGGCGACTACATCTTCCGCATCCCGTACACCGACCAGTTCCAGGGCGCCGTGGCGGCGCAGTACGCGCGTAACGACGCCGGTGCTGCGAGCGTCGCGATCTTCCGCCAGCAGGACGACGACTACTCCGTCGGTCTCTCCGGCTTCTTCAAGGACGCCTACGAGGCCTTGGGCGGCAGGACCACCGTCCTCGACTACACGGCGAACACGGTCGACTTCTCGGCTCAGATCAACAACCTGCGCTCCTTCAACCCCGACTTCATCTACTACACGGGCTTCTGCGCCGAGGCCGCCTCGCTCGTCCCGCAGCTCCGCCAGCAGGGCTTCACGCAGTCCATCCTCGGCGGCGACGCCTCCGACGACACGCAGTGCCCCGATGGCGGCGGCGCGGCGTTCGACGGCTTCACCTTCACGTCCTTCGGCGAGCCGGAAGTCCTCACTGGGGCCGCCGCCGAGCGCGCGGCCGAGTTCCGCACGGCGTTCGAGAAGAGCTACACGCTCGATCACTTCACGGGCTTCACCCTCTCCGGTGCCGACGCCTACAAGGTGCTCGTCCAGGCCATCACCGACGCCGGCAGCACCGACCGCGCCGCCATCCGCGACGCGCTGGCGAGCCTCAAGGACTTCCCCGGCGTCTCCGGCGACATCACGTACGTCGGCACCGACGGCACGCCGGCCAACCGCGTCATGGGTCTCTACGCCTACCAGTTCTCCGGCGACTCCTGGACCAAGGCCGTCCTGAAGGGCATCTCGCTCGAGTAAGCGCTGCGCTCACGCACGTGGCCGGTTCGGTGGGGGTCGCTTGGTCCCCCACCGGACCGGCCATAAGAGCGGTCTCTTGCGAGGACGGAGAGTAGTTTGGCCGCAAGCGCACTAGTACCCAGACGCCGCCCGTGGGCCCCCTGGCTCGTCGTCCTCGGCGGCCTCGGGCTGATCACGTGGCGCATGCTCTATCTTCATGGGGTCAACGAGGCCTTCAACGCGGCTTTCTTCGCCGGGGCCGTCGTCCGCTCCCTACAGCTCGGTAGCCTCTACGCGCTCATCGCGCTTGGCTACACCATGGTCTACGGCATCATCCGACTGATCAACTTCGCCCACGGCGAGGTCTTCATGGTCGGGGCGTTCGCCGCCTATTTCTTGTTCAGCCGCACACCGTTCTCCTGGCCGGTCGCGCTCCTCGTGGCGGCCGCCATCGCGTTCGGGGTCTTGCAGTTCCTCAACTTCTGGCGCGGCAACACCCGCGATCCCATCGTGCTCGCGGGCGCGCTCGTCGTGTTCGCCGTGGTGGCGTTCGCGTTGGCCTCCACGCAGCTCGGCTGGTTCTGGGCCATGGTCGCCTCCATGTTCGTCACGGGGGTGCTCGGCATGACCATCGACCGCGTGGCGTACCGACCCTTGCGCGGCGCCCCGCGCAACTCCATGCTCATCACGGCCATCGCGGTCTCGTTCTTCCTCCAGAACTTCGGCATCCTGGCGTTCTCCAACCGGCAGACGCCCTTCAGGCCCGCCTCGTTCTTCACCGGCCCGCTGCAGTTCCAGGTGTTCGGCGAGCCCCTCTTCACCTCGTGGATGATCGTGCTCGTCCCGGTCGTGACCGCCGTGCTCGTGGTGGCGCTCACCCTGTTCGTCACGCGCACGCGCCTCGGCAAGGCCATGCGCGCCACCGCGCAGGACGCCGAGACGGCCCGCATGATGGGCGTCAACGTCGATCGCGTGATCGCCACGACCTTCCTCCTCGGCTCCATGCTCGCGGCCGCCGCGGGCGTGCTCTGGGGCATGACGTTCGGGAGCATCAACCAGCCCGCCATCTTCGGCATCCTGCCGGGGATCAAGGCGTTCGCGGCCGCCGTCATCGGCGGCATCGGCAGCCTGCCGGGCGCGGTCGTCGGGGGCGTGCTGCTAGGGTTCCTCGAGAACTTCCTCACTGCGCTCTTCCCGCGCACCGAGTACTTCTCCGGCATCACCGAGTACAAGGACACGTTCGCGTTCCTCGCCATGATCGTCATCCTCCTCGTCCGGCCTAGCGGCATCGTGGGCGAGGACCTGTCGGAGAAGGTATGAGCGCCGGACCCGACCGCGCGGGTGGGAACGGCGCGGGCGCTCGCGCCTACCGGCCCCATTACCTTGCGCACCGGGTGCGCAACTCGCTCCTGACGCTGGCGGGGCTGGCCGTCCTGCTCGTCGTGCTGCTGCTGGTGGACGGCGGCGCCAGCGTGAAGCTCAAACAGGTCTTCGCGCTCTTCGCCATCTGGGGCATCGCCACCGTGAGCCTCAACCTCGTCAACGGCGTCACGGGCATCCTGTCCCTCGGTCACCACGGCTTCATGCTCATCGGCGGTTACGTCACCGGCCTACTCGTCCTTCCGGCCGCCACGCGCGACAACCTGGCTCGCAGCGCACGCAGCGAGCTCTCGGACTTCGCGATGGGCCTGTCGGTCGAGAACTGGTTCCGCGCCCTCGGGCTCGACTCGCTCACCACCCCCGAGACGCTCTGGGCGCGCTTCCTCGTGGCCGTCCTCATCGGCGGCCTCATGGCCGCGCTGTTCGGGGTCGTCGTCGGGTTCCCGTCGCTGCGCCTGCGAGGCGACTACTTGGCCATAGTCACGTTCGCGTTCGGCGAGGCCGTCCGGCTCCTCGCCTCGACGCCCATGATGTCGTCGTTCACGAACGGGGCTCTCGGCTTCGCGGGCGTGCCTTCCGACATCGGCAAGAGCGTCTGGTGGACGTTCGGCTTCCTGGCCATCACCGTCTTCGTCATGGCGCGCCTCAAGTACTCGTCGTACGGGCGCGCGCTCCAGGGCATCAGGGAGGACGAGATCGCGAGCGAGGCGATGGGCGTCAACACCGCTTACCACAAGGTGCTCGCCTTCGCCATCTCGGCGTTCTTCGCCGGCGTGGCGGGCGGCCTCTGGGTCAGTTGGGTCGGCACGGCGCGCCTCGACCTCTTCCTCTTCTTCCTGACCTTCTACTTCCTCGTCGCCATCAGCGTCGGTGGGACGGGCTCCATCACGGGTGTGCTCCTGGGCACGGCGCTCGTCGTGTGGGTGAGGCAGTACGGCGACCCGCTCGAGCAGACGTACCCGCTCTCCACCTGGGCCGTAGCCGCAGGGCTCGTGCTCCTCGCGGTAGCGGCCTTGGCGCTCGTGCTCCGGCGCGTCAGGCGGATCAAGCCGAGCCTCGGACCGGTCGTCTACGTGCCGTCCGCCTTGGGAGCGGCCGCCGTGCTCGTCGGGCTCCTCGGCAAGGGGATGCCCGTCCTGCAGGCGACGTGGCAGGGCTTCGGCATGCGGGCCATAACGCTCGCGCTGCTGCTCATGGCGATCATGATCTTGCGCCCGGTCGGCATCATGGGAAGACGCGAGTTCTCGTGGGCATGGCTGTTCAGGGAGCGGCTGGACGAGCCCACCGAGGAGGAGCGCGCCCAGGACGCCTGGCTGTCCAACCCAGCGCTGAGCGGTCGTGCCGGTGCCGCGCGCGAGGACGACGGGGTGGACGCATGAGTATGCTCGAGCTGGCCGGCGTCAACAAGTCGTTCGGCGGGCTCCAGGCCATAACGGACCTGTCGTTCGAGCTCGCCGAGGGCGAGATCGTCAGCGTCATCGGGCCGAACGGGGCGGGGAAGACGACCGTCTTCAATCTCATCACCGGCGTGTACACGCCGGACTCTGGCGACATCCTCTTCGAGGGCGGCAGCCTGAAGGGCCTGCGCCCGAACGCGATCGTCGACCGCGGCGTGGCGCGGACGTTCCAGAACCTGCGGCTCTTCACCAACCTGACCGTGCTCGAGAACGTGCTCATCCCTCAGCACCACAAGCTGCGCTCGACCTGGGTCTCGTCGGTGCTCAGGACCCCCGGTTACCTCGCACAGGAGCGCCGCATGCACGAGGTGGCGCTGGAGAAGCTCTCCTTCTTCGGCCCGCGCTTGATGGGCTTCCGGCTGCACCAGAGCGTCGAGGTCCTCTCCTACGCCAACCGCCGTCGCACGGAGATGGCGCGCGCGATGGCGACGGGCGCCAAGCTCCTCCTCCTCGACGAGCCGAGCGCAGGCATGAACCCGAAGGAGACGCGCGAGATCACGGAGATCATCCGGCGAATGCGCGACGAGGGCGGTTACACGATCCTCCTGGTGGAGCACAAGATGAACCTCGTCAAGGACATCAGCGACCGCGTGATAGTCCTCGACTACGGCCGCAAGCTGGCGGAAGGAGCCTACGCCGACGTCGTCAACGACCCGGCCGTCATCGAGGCGTACCTCGGCAAGCGCTCCGACAAGACGAGCGCGGTGGCCAGGGCGCGGGCGGCCGACGGGCTCGTCGCCGACGAGCCTGGCTCCGCTTCCGATGGCGAGGCGCGCTCATGACGGACGCCGGTCTCGGAACCGCAGCTTCGGGCGGGCTTGCGCCGAACGCGTCCCATCCGGGCGCCGCCACGGTCGGTGGACGCGAGCCGCTCCTCGAGTTGAAGGGCGTCACGACGCATTACGGGCCCATCAGGGTGCTGCGCGACGTGAACATGGTCATCTACCCGGGCGAGATGGTGTGCCTCCTCGGTGGGAACGCGTCCGGCAAGAGCACGACGCTCAAGACCGTCCTCGGGATCGTCGGCGTCAGCCAGGGCGAGCTCTGGTTCCGTGGCGAGCGGGCCGACGGACTGCCGACCTCGGAGCGCATCGCCCGTGGGATGGCCGTCGTGCCGGAGAACCGGCGCATCTTCCCGAAGATGACCGTGCGCGAGAACCTCGAGATGGGCGCCTACCTACGCAAGTCCGGTGCCGAGTTCGACGAGGACCTCGCCTACGTCCTGGAGCTCTTCCCGCGCCTAGGCGAGCGCCTCGGCCAACTGGGCGGCACCATGTCCGGTGGCGAGCAACAGATGCTGGCCATGGGCCG is a window encoding:
- a CDS encoding ABC transporter substrate-binding protein — translated: MRRIAVTLALALALGGLALAQGTIKIGVFLELSGRMAVTGNDTLYGVRVANEQQPTVNGATVELSICDNASTPEGSVACANRFVDEGVVAVIGSYSSSHSIPAAGVLQPAGVVMVSTGSTNPATTQVGDYIFRIPYTDQFQGAVAAQYARNDAGAASVAIFRQQDDDYSVGLSGFFKDAYEALGGRTTVLDYTANTVDFSAQINNLRSFNPDFIYYTGFCAEAASLVPQLRQQGFTQSILGGDASDDTQCPDGGGAAFDGFTFTSFGEPEVLTGAAAERAAEFRTAFEKSYTLDHFTGFTLSGADAYKVLVQAITDAGSTDRAAIRDALASLKDFPGVSGDITYVGTDGTPANRVMGLYAYQFSGDSWTKAVLKGISLE
- a CDS encoding branched-chain amino acid ABC transporter permease, giving the protein MAASALVPRRRPWAPWLVVLGGLGLITWRMLYLHGVNEAFNAAFFAGAVVRSLQLGSLYALIALGYTMVYGIIRLINFAHGEVFMVGAFAAYFLFSRTPFSWPVALLVAAAIAFGVLQFLNFWRGNTRDPIVLAGALVVFAVVAFALASTQLGWFWAMVASMFVTGVLGMTIDRVAYRPLRGAPRNSMLITAIAVSFFLQNFGILAFSNRQTPFRPASFFTGPLQFQVFGEPLFTSWMIVLVPVVTAVLVVALTLFVTRTRLGKAMRATAQDAETARMMGVNVDRVIATTFLLGSMLAAAAGVLWGMTFGSINQPAIFGILPGIKAFAAAVIGGIGSLPGAVVGGVLLGFLENFLTALFPRTEYFSGITEYKDTFAFLAMIVILLVRPSGIVGEDLSEKV
- a CDS encoding branched-chain amino acid ABC transporter permease, producing MSAGPDRAGGNGAGARAYRPHYLAHRVRNSLLTLAGLAVLLVVLLLVDGGASVKLKQVFALFAIWGIATVSLNLVNGVTGILSLGHHGFMLIGGYVTGLLVLPAATRDNLARSARSELSDFAMGLSVENWFRALGLDSLTTPETLWARFLVAVLIGGLMAALFGVVVGFPSLRLRGDYLAIVTFAFGEAVRLLASTPMMSSFTNGALGFAGVPSDIGKSVWWTFGFLAITVFVMARLKYSSYGRALQGIREDEIASEAMGVNTAYHKVLAFAISAFFAGVAGGLWVSWVGTARLDLFLFFLTFYFLVAISVGGTGSITGVLLGTALVVWVRQYGDPLEQTYPLSTWAVAAGLVLLAVAALALVLRRVRRIKPSLGPVVYVPSALGAAAVLVGLLGKGMPVLQATWQGFGMRAITLALLLMAIMILRPVGIMGRREFSWAWLFRERLDEPTEEERAQDAWLSNPALSGRAGAAREDDGVDA
- a CDS encoding ABC transporter ATP-binding protein, whose amino-acid sequence is MSMLELAGVNKSFGGLQAITDLSFELAEGEIVSVIGPNGAGKTTVFNLITGVYTPDSGDILFEGGSLKGLRPNAIVDRGVARTFQNLRLFTNLTVLENVLIPQHHKLRSTWVSSVLRTPGYLAQERRMHEVALEKLSFFGPRLMGFRLHQSVEVLSYANRRRTEMARAMATGAKLLLLDEPSAGMNPKETREITEIIRRMRDEGGYTILLVEHKMNLVKDISDRVIVLDYGRKLAEGAYADVVNDPAVIEAYLGKRSDKTSAVARARAADGLVADEPGSASDGEARS
- a CDS encoding ABC transporter ATP-binding protein produces the protein MTDAGLGTAASGGLAPNASHPGAATVGGREPLLELKGVTTHYGPIRVLRDVNMVIYPGEMVCLLGGNASGKSTTLKTVLGIVGVSQGELWFRGERADGLPTSERIARGMAVVPENRRIFPKMTVRENLEMGAYLRKSGAEFDEDLAYVLELFPRLGERLGQLGGTMSGGEQQMLAMGRALMSRPKLILMDEPSMGLAPLFVERIFEIIKQVNSRGISVFVVEQNANVALAIADRGYVLQTGEVVLSGPADELLANEGMKRAYLGET